In Prunus dulcis chromosome 1, ALMONDv2, whole genome shotgun sequence, the following are encoded in one genomic region:
- the LOC117625610 gene encoding putative receptor-like protein kinase At4g00960 has protein sequence MLSSTFRLLILWTLFALHIIININITHARIQPPGIPATFCVSSKGNYTNNSTYQQNLNDLLSSLLSNSNGYGFYNSSRGQNSETVYAIGLCRGDAKSDVCGKCLSDAAYVLQEACPNQKEAIGFYRRCMLRYSNRSMFGLVEVNPAFSVRKVKNVSSTNLDAFNQEVSALLNALTSEAAGRGDLLKFAVGNASVGANSNVTIYGLAQCTPELSEIECTNCFNVSLGAIRTCCSGSMGARVATPSCTIRYESHPFFYSTTQIPWPLATPASASPQPPPANHTVPKGKKSNTSRTVIITVVVLVVSLFLIISICIYLRVKKRREKLEEGDEIRSAEALQFDFNSIRIATNNFCEGNKLGHGGFGAVYRGRLLNEEDIAVKRLSRDSAQGDIEFRNEVELVAKLQHRNLVRLLGFCLEGNERLLVYEFVHNASLDQFIFDPIKRAQLDWDRRYKIIVGIGRGLVYLHEDSRLRVIHRDLKAGNILLDAEMNPKIADFGMARLFVLDQTEGETNRIVGTYGYMAPEYAMHGQFSVKSDVYSFGVLLLEIISGQKNNALCHGGNVNLLNCVWKSWKEGEKTSNLIDPTLKTGLTTEIMRCIHIGLLCVQPNIIERPTMASVVLMLTSNSPTLPVPSQPFSVIQPETPTKVIRSNPSQNTVQKSVNEASFTELFPR, from the exons ATGCTTTCCTCAACATTCAGATTATTGATACTTTGGACATTATTTGCGTTACATATCATCATCAATATTAATATCACTCACGCACGGATTCAACCTCCTGGTATTCCTGCAACCTTCTGTGTTAGCAGCAAAGGTAACTACACCAATAACAGTACCTACCAGCAAAACCTTAATGACCTTCTCTCATCATTGCTTTCCAATAGCAACGGCTACGGGTTCTACAACTCCTCCCGTGGCCAAAACTCTGAGACAGTTTACGCAATCGGGCTTTGTAGAGGAGATGCTAAGTCCGATGTCTGCGGTAAATGCCTTAGTGACGCGGCCTATGTTCTCCAGGAGGCTTGTCCTAATCAGAAGGAGGCAATTGGATTTTACAGACGTTGTATGTTACGCTACTCAAACCGCTCCATGTTTGGTTTAGTGGAAGTTAATCCTGCTTTCTCTGTGAGGAAAGTAAAAAACGTATCATCTACAAACTTGGATGCTTTTAATCAAGAGGTCTCTGCCTTATTAAATGCACTAACAAGCGAAGCTGCTGGGCGTGGTGATCTTCTTAagtttgcagtaggaaatgcAAGCGTCGGCGCAAATTCTAATGTAACAATCTATGGACTTGCTCAGTGCACTCCAGAGTTGTCAGAGATAGAGTGTACTAATTGCTTTAATGTTTCGTTGGGGGCTATCCGAACATGTTGTAGTGGATCAATGGGTGCGAGAGTTGCCACACCTAGCTGTACCATAAGGTATGAGTCTCACCCCTTCTTTTACAGTACAACTCAGATACCATGGCCCCTTGCAACACCGGCCTCTGCTTCTCCTCAACCACCACCTGCCAATCACACGGTTCCAAAAG GAAAGAAGAGTAATACATCTCGGACTGTCATCATTACTGTTGTGGTACTTGTCGTTTCTTTGTTTCTAATTATATCCATATGTATTTATCTGAGAGTGAAGAAGAGAAGGGAAAAACTTGAAG AAGGAGATGAAATTAGAAGTGCAGAAGCCTTGCAATTCGACTTCAACTCCATTAGAATTGCCACAAATAACTTTTGTGAAGGAAATAAGCTTGGACATGGTGGATTTGGTGCTGTTTACAGG GGTAGGCTCTTGAATGAAGAAGATATAGCAGTTAAAAGGCTTTCTAGAGATTCTGCACAAGGGGACATAGAATTTAGAAATGAGGTCGAATTAGTAGCGAAGCTTCAACATCGAAATTTAGTTAGACTCCTTGGTTTCTGCCTGGAAGGAAATGAAAGACTTCTTGTGTATGAGTTTGTCCATAACGCAAGTCTCGACCAATTCATATTTG ATCCAATCAAGCGTGCACAATTAGACTGGGATAGGCGCTACAAAATCATAGTAGGCATTGGGCGAGGACTTGTTTACCTTCATGAGGACTCTCGTCTTAGAGTTATTCATCGTGACCTCAAAGCTGGTAACATTTTGTTAGATGCCGAAATGAATCCTAAAATTGCAGATTTTGGCATGGCGAGATTGTTCGTGCTTGATCAAACAGAAGGGGAAACCAATCGAATTGTGGGGACATA CGGATATATGGCTCCAGAGTATGCGATGCATGGACAGTTTTCTGTGAAGTCTGatgtttatagctttggtGTGTTACTTTTAGAGATAATAAGCGGACAGAAGAATAATGCTTTATGCCATGGAGGGAATGTGAATCTTTTAAACTGT GTATGGAAAAGTTGGAAGGAAGGGgagaaaacttcaaatttaatAGATCCCACCTTGAAGACTGGTTTAACAACTGAAATAATGAGATGCATCCACATTGGATTGCTATGTGTGCAACCGAATATAATTGAGAGGCCAACCATGGCTTC